In Thermoanaerobacterium xylanolyticum LX-11, the genomic window CGTCAGATAAAGGCAAGTCCAAAATCCTTGCGACACCATTCCTGCCTACGATAGACGGCAAGCTTAATGAAACATCTTTCACGCCGTACTGTCCATTTAATGGAGATGATACTGTGAGGATGGAATTTTCATCTCTTAAAATGCACTCAACAATCCTTCTCACTGCAACTGCGACAGCATAGTATGTAGCACCTTTTTTGTCTATTATCTTGTAAGCAGCGTTTACGACCTCATCTTCTACTTCTTTCCTAAAATTCGTATTGCAAACGCGACCACATATGCTGCAGTATTCATTAAATGATATTCCAGATATGTTTGTTATGCTCCATGCCGCAAACTCGCTATCTCCATGCTCACCGATTATCCTTCCGTGGACATTTCTTGGATCTATATTGCAGTGCTTACTTAATAGATACCTAAACCTCGAGCTATCAAGAACAGTGCCAGAACCGAAAACTCTACCCCATGGAAGTCCAGAAATCTTGTATGTAACGTACGTAAGTATATCTACAGGATTTGTCACAATCAAATATATAGCCTTGTCATTGTGCTTTAAAAGCTCAGGTATCATAGACTTAAATATAGCAGTATTTTTCTTCACCAGGTCAAGCCGCGTCTCTCCCGGTTTTTGAGCAGCACCTGCTGTCACAACTATTACATCTGCCCCTTCCACATCTTTGTAGTCGCCAGCATACACATTTACTGGTTGTATTAGCGGTATGCCGTGGCTTATGTCCAGTGCATCACCTATAGCCTTGTCCTTATTCAAATCTACCAATACGATATCTGTTACAGTCCCACTTAATGCCAACGTAAATGCCGATGTTGCACCGACGAAACCAGATCCTATTATCGCTACCTTACTCATGAAATCGCCTCCTAAATAATATGTATTTTCTCTTAATAATATTATAACATAGTTTTGGTGAAATTGTCTAAATTTTAATCTTATTTTGTCCTTATTGCTTTGAAATATTATTGGTTTAAAAATAAACACAAGTGGAATATTAGAAGTAAGTATATGAATGCTTTGTGAAAGGATTGAGTTTAAATGAGCGATATAGATGAGATAAAAAAATTGATGGAAAGACTTACAGAAAGCGAAAAAGACAAAGAGGAAGCCAGCAAAAAGATGCAGGAAGTATTAAGCAAATCCATTAGAGAGGTAAAAGAAATACTGCTGACATTAAAAAAATACATAGCTAATGAAAATGTAACATTAAGAAGCTACAGCGGCAAAACATTCACCACCGGGGAAGGAATCATAATCTACGATAGAGGCATAGACGAAAAAATAATCTTAAAATCAGACGGAAGCTTTTACCTTTATAAAGTAGAAAATGACCAGTTGGTGACAGAAAAAATAGAGGATTTAGACATTCACGACTATATGAGCTACGACACTCTCTTTGATAGCGTGAAAAAATCTTTGATAAAATGCATACAGAAAAACGAAGAAGACATATTGGCATACAAAAGCACTATGCTTAAAATCGACAAGTACAACAAAGATTTAGAGGAGATATTGGCTTTAAAAAATACGACTGAAGAAAATAAGTCAAACGAACAAAAGCAATAATTTTCATAAAAATAAATTTTTGTTACCGATGTGTTACACAATATTAATATTTTTTTAATAAATTTTATCTTTATACGTGATATTATTATATATAGAATGAAAATGAAGTTTTCATAAATTGATGTATCAGCCCATGGGGAGGATGAAAAAATGAAGGGTAAGGTTTTTCAGGTTGTTTCTTTTGTCATGGTGTTTTTAATGATGGGCTTTATGATATCAATGGAATTTAAGACAATACAAGGCAGTGTAAAGACTGCAGCAGATACATCTCGCGGAAGCAGCGTAAATGTTGATGAGCTAAGCAGCGAACTGCAAAACATGACTGACGAGAGAAATGCCTTAAAGCAGCAAGTGGCAGATCTTAATCAAAAGCTTGATGAATTAAACAGCTCATCTTCAAAATACGAAGCGACTCTAAATGCTCTGTCACAAGATGTAGAAAAGTATAAAGAGCTTGCAGGTTTTACTGCCATGACAGGTCCAGGAGTCATAGTCACTTTAAACGACAGCGACCTTCAGCCAAAAGATGGAGAAGATCCAAATATGTTTTTGGTACACGATGAAGACCTGATAAAAGTAGTAAACGAGCTAAAAGCAGGTGGTGCTGAAGCCATATCTATAAATGACCAAAGGCTTATAGCTACATCTGAAATAAGGTGTGTAGGACCTACCATCAACATAAATTCTACAAGATATGCCCCTCCATACGTCATAAAAGCAATTGGAAATCCTGACACATTAGAAGCTTCACTAAACCTTAAAGGTGGCATTGTAGACACTCTTAAATACTATGGGATAAAAGTGGACATACAGACATCTAAAAACATCGTAGTCCCTGCCTACACAGATCCCATAAGCTTAAAATACGCTAAAGCGACAAATTAACTTTGCCTCTTACCTTAATACATTTTATTAAGATAGGTTCAGTCATGACTGAACCTATCTTTTATCTTGTTTATTATTTTATTTTCAGCGATGATATAGTAAAGGTAAAACCTGCCTGCAACAGAAGGGTATGAAGCAACAAGCCTCATGTTCCTCTTTTTATCCTTAGTCCAATCTTCTTTGTACTTTTCGTCTCCTCTTAAAAAGTCGTAGACTTCATCTCCGACTTCTATTGAGCGCTTTATCGATAAACCTAATGTTACAGCACCAACGCTTAATCTGCTGTAATCCAAATCATATCCACTTATGTAGTAATACCTTTTTCCACCTACATGGTAACTTAATAAGCTCGCTACGATTTTATCGCCGTCTTTTAATTCAAACAAGCTTAAAATGCCCCTATTGAAAAAGTCAAATGCCAAAGCCTTATGAAAATCCCTAATCCTTTTAGAATAAAATGCACCCGGCATATGTCTTTTTCTCCACCTTGCCTGATGCAGCTCTATTAGTCTATCCATTGAATCGTCTATATCATTTTCGTCAGCGACGCTCATAAAACTTCCATCGCACTTTGTGAAAAATCTCTTGATCTCATACTTTATATTTCTTCTAAATTTGCCGTCAAGAGTGCTTAAGTATTCATCCCACGTTGCCGGCAACTTTATATATGGGCATACATCTTGAATATCGTAATCGTAGTAAAGCCAGCTATCCATTATATACGGATATATGCCGCTGCTTTCTGGAAGGTGCTCCAAGTCTAATACCGTAAATCTATCTATCGTAGACTCCAGATACTTTATAAGTGAACGATAAAAAATATCTTCATATCCGTATTTCACTATAAAGTCAAGGTAATCGCTGTTATTAGAGCCTATGAATTTTATCCTCTTTATAGGAAGTCCCATCTCACCAAATGTAATCATAAAAGGAGCTATCCCAATAGGGCCTTGATCGCCAACCACCAAAAGAATCCACAGTTTTTTGCCGCCGCCAAAATACTTCCACCAATTCACGACCCATTCAAAAGTGTTGAAAGGGTACACCTTAGAATTCTCCTCCAGTTGATGCCATATATCCTTGATGCTTAAAAGAGTCTTTACGTCCCTCACTATCTTTATCTCTATGTCAAGTATCTTTCTTTCATCCATAAAAATATCCTCCAAACGACGTACATAAATAGGATAAAGCCTACAAGCATTAACAAATAACTCCACCATGGGTACGTCCTGCCGATTAAATCTATCTTCAAAATCTGCATCGACACTAAATACGAAACAGACGTCCAAAAAAGTGACCATAAAAGATCGCCAATGGCAGAAAACACAAAAAACGACTTGAAATCCATCCTTGTTATGCCTGAAGCCCAGATAGCAGGCGTCCTTGGCAGCCCTATGAGGCGCCCTAAAAGGTTAGTAACACCACCATACTTCGAAAACCACCGATCCATACCTTCTAAGTCTTTAACAGTTATCTTTAAAAAATGGCCATACTTTTCTACAAAAGTCCTGCCTGATTTGGCACCTATTATGTACGCTAATACATTACCTGACACATTCCCTAATGCTGCAATCAAAACTACAGCCAAAAAGCTCATCTGTCCTCTTGATATAAGGTAACCCGCCGCAAGAAAAAGTATCTCCACAGGTCCCGGCATACCAGTACCTTCAACCAGCAATGACAGAAACAATGCCAAATAACCGTAATCTATTATTAAGCTGTATAAGATATTAGTGTTCTCCATAATTACCTTCCAATCAAAAATTTCTATATAATAGTATACATCTTTATCGCAAAATTTAAAAGCAAATGACACAATAAAAAAGAGCCTTTAGGCTCTCAAAAAATCAATTTATTTTTTGTAATTTTCTATGACATTTTTGTAAAGGTCATAAGTCTTTCTTGCGATTGATTCCCAGCTAAACATGTCTTCTACTCTCCTTCTGCCGTTTGCGCCAAATAAAGCAGCCAAATTTCTATCGTTAAGCAGAATATTGATTTTTTCCGCTAATTCATGTGAATTGCCAGGCTCCACTAAGAATCCCGTTTCTCCGTCTACCACTACTTCTTTTATTCCGCCTGTAGCGCTGGCAACAACCGGCGTGTTGCAAGCCATTGCCTCAAGATTTATAATGCCAAAAGGCTCGTATATGGATGGACATACAAAAACATCAGCATTGCTGTAAAGCTCTATGACTTCTTCCTTTGAAACCATCTTGTCAATCCAGATGATGTTTTCATAAAGCTTGACTTTTTCCTCCATTTCCCCCTTTATTTCCCGTGTATCAGGTGATGAAGCGCACAACACGACTTTTACA contains:
- a CDS encoding DUF881 domain-containing protein; this encodes MKGKVFQVVSFVMVFLMMGFMISMEFKTIQGSVKTAADTSRGSSVNVDELSSELQNMTDERNALKQQVADLNQKLDELNSSSSKYEATLNALSQDVEKYKELAGFTAMTGPGVIVTLNDSDLQPKDGEDPNMFLVHDEDLIKVVNELKAGGAEAISINDQRLIATSEIRCVGPTININSTRYAPPYVIKAIGNPDTLEASLNLKGGIVDTLKYYGIKVDIQTSKNIVVPAYTDPISLKYAKATN
- a CDS encoding DedA family protein → MENTNILYSLIIDYGYLALFLSLLVEGTGMPGPVEILFLAAGYLISRGQMSFLAVVLIAALGNVSGNVLAYIIGAKSGRTFVEKYGHFLKITVKDLEGMDRWFSKYGGVTNLLGRLIGLPRTPAIWASGITRMDFKSFFVFSAIGDLLWSLFWTSVSYLVSMQILKIDLIGRTYPWWSYLLMLVGFILFMYVVWRIFLWMKERYLT
- a CDS encoding L-lactate dehydrogenase, with the protein product MSKVAIIGSGFVGATSAFTLALSGTVTDIVLVDLNKDKAIGDALDISHGIPLIQPVNVYAGDYKDVEGADVIVVTAGAAQKPGETRLDLVKKNTAIFKSMIPELLKHNDKAIYLIVTNPVDILTYVTYKISGLPWGRVFGSGTVLDSSRFRYLLSKHCNIDPRNVHGRIIGEHGDSEFAAWSITNISGISFNEYCSICGRVCNTNFRKEVEDEVVNAAYKIIDKKGATYYAVAVAVRRIVECILRDENSILTVSSPLNGQYGVKDVSLSLPSIVGRNGVARILDLPLSDEEVEKFRHSANVMADAIKQLDI
- a CDS encoding GNAT family N-acetyltransferase, with translation MDERKILDIEIKIVRDVKTLLSIKDIWHQLEENSKVYPFNTFEWVVNWWKYFGGGKKLWILLVVGDQGPIGIAPFMITFGEMGLPIKRIKFIGSNNSDYLDFIVKYGYEDIFYRSLIKYLESTIDRFTVLDLEHLPESSGIYPYIMDSWLYYDYDIQDVCPYIKLPATWDEYLSTLDGKFRRNIKYEIKRFFTKCDGSFMSVADENDIDDSMDRLIELHQARWRKRHMPGAFYSKRIRDFHKALAFDFFNRGILSLFELKDGDKIVASLLSYHVGGKRYYYISGYDLDYSRLSVGAVTLGLSIKRSIEVGDEVYDFLRGDEKYKEDWTKDKKRNMRLVASYPSVAGRFYLYYIIAENKIINKIKDRFSHD